The genomic segment CATTTTCATCTAAAATTAACTCTAAGCAGCATCCCTCAATGACAATAAAAGGTCAGGAGGTCAATGAGAACATGCAGTCAGAAAGGTAGCTTTACAGAGCAGATGAGTGAACTTAAATGAGGATTATTGGGTACATTCAGTAGGAGGGTTGGCTATAGTGTATATTTAACTCTCTCCCTCATAACCCTCAAGGTCTTACCCCAGTTGGGATGGATCTCAGACTGAGTCAGAACCTTGATGAAGTCCTCCTTGATACCAGTGACCTGAACAACACACTGATACTTGTTGTTCTTCCACTCCTCAGGCGTCACTTTGAGGTGAGCGCTTTTCTGGAAGGTTCCATCATTGTTGGGGAGAATCTCTCCATTCTCCACATCTTCATGGTGATCTTGTCCGTCTTTCTGCCAGACCACCATGACTCCACTGGGGTAGAAACCTGTAGCGTGGCAGGTCACTGGAGAGGAGGGGGTCTTCTGGAGCAGAGACACTGATGgagggactggagagagagatagagataaagagagacagataaagtgAACATTTTAATAAATACTGAGTATACATAAATACTTTTCTATATCATAGTTCTACAACCATGTATGTAATGGACCCCTTATGATTAAAGGGAGATTTGTTTCATATTTGTCAACACCACCCAAGTTGTGTTCAGCTAAAAGGAAGAAGTTCAAAGTGATTATACTGTACCTTTCCTTTCCAAAGTGTCTTTGCCGTAGTTGACATACTTCTTAAGCCACTCAATGCATGTGTTTTCTAGATAATTCTTGAAGATGTTAGCGTTATCTCCAGTTGCATCCCACTTAAGCTTGGTGATGACAGCTTTCTGGTTGGCAGCAGTCCAGGTACGAGTGCTCTTGTCCAGACTGAGGAAATCTGCTCCATCATAACCATACTGGAAATATCCTCGAGTGACGCCGTCATCATCCATCTCACAGCCATACATCCGCTGGAGGGCGTGAACTCCTAGAGGGAACAAACAGACATGTATGAGCTCACAATGTAATACACTCTAATAGCTAGCTGGCTGTAATGTGGGGTTGCCTTCCTGCCGGTGACCCTTCTCTTAGCGAGTGTTTCAGATCTGTGATGAGTCACATGACTACAGGTCACACTAACCTAACATGATAAAGAAACTGATCCATGTgcctctgtctgtgtttgtctcaATGTTTTGATTTTACTTGTACATTTTGAAGGGAAAAGGGGGTTTCCGTGCTCAGATCCTGAGGACTACCTAAAATTAAAAAATGTTACTCACAAACACAATACTAGTTATCTTAATGAATGCTACCTTGAGGAACAAaatgtttcctgtgtgtgtgtgtgtcccagatcctgagggtgacaggtgtgtgtgtgtgtgttccccagatcctgagggtgacaggtgtgtgtgtgtcccagatcctgagggtgacaggtgtgtgttcCCCAGATCCTGAGGGCGACAGGTGAGtgtgccacaccggcagtcaaattcccatgtgaccgtttagtcatggtaattaggcttctccaagctctgatgctgctgatggtcattagtagcctatcaaacttgctaactgcctggtactcagcactctattgtccctctaatcactctgaccaatgcaaatgtaatcgaaaatctaatcaaacacttaatgagagcccatgagctcatgttgggCAAGATTAAACAGTGTggtggcctctattaaaaagaggatctcatcagctttctataggctaggctactatatttatttctcaactttcctaatattaagcacattgcttatatttacaacaggagtatagcctacctgactGACATGAAAATAAACCATGGGGAAAAGCGTCCTtcattcactatttaagtgcatagattaaataaaagatttgccgctgcccctgttttgatacaggtgcatgataatggtccattctaaatcaatacaaatgtcacacatatattatttagtatatgtaaagacaggATTAAaccaagtgtcacgtcctgaccttagtaagttgttattttctatggtagagtaggtcagggcgtgacagggggtgtttgtctgtttttttgtatttctatgtttagtttctagttttgtatttctaggttggtttttgtttggcatgacctccaattagaggcagccagttgtcgttgtctctaattggaggccatatttaagttgatgtttgtcccacttggtttttgtgggtgattatattttgagtagtgtgttttcttctctgcgtcacggtttgttgtttttgcgttttcaagtatttaagtgtattgcattcagtttcacgtttaataaatatgtggaacgaaaccgacgctgcattttggtccaatcattCAAACAGCTGTGACaccaagaatagtctgatgggtgacaatatcagcctatcacttgtgaattatatattatcacttgtgaatgatgcacAGCGAAAGGCAAGAAATAGCGCGCCTTTGTTTTGcacctttttcaaatcatagttgcacaccttatgtagcctagcctataggcctatatgttttgctAAGGTTTGTATCACGACTAACGTTGTCAAATAAtatcttaaaattaagcacattaatctgctttacaaggggtgtagagcctaactggcatacataagcagcatgtgagtttcaagttttgggggaagataattttcaccataaaaatgcacctttataataaaagcattacatgcataattgcatttgcggtcacttttgagaatggtgttttccaactaattgattgcattttgctTTTAGTCTGCTGccgtgcgcattgctgcgcttgtaatgtgaagaaatagcctaatagtttatcaatattttaagctaaacattctgatctgttgagTCAGCCACATtgcttaaacattttttttttaatgctaatggttgtattaatttggtttctatcgcatcccacaactgtcccagactatgttcgGAATATTGATTTCTTGCACTTAATAGAATAAGTTGACGTTTGTAATATGGGGGAtaatagattgacataggctagtgcttttgctgttcggaaagcctactcatcttgttgactGAAGAAATGTAAATGatgacagttcttccaatatcttcaatatgcaccttggaattggataaggacgcgtgCCGTGCAGTtgtgtccccgatgtgtctgtcttcacttgtagcctgtgagaaagacccgatcacgtgacgggTATTGGCTAATGAGAATTGAGCTTTCTGAGAGAGCCATGTCAGAGccatatcctttctattttattcagctatgttcaattgtattcttcatactacaaaataatatcaaataatgccacggaattctaagcaaatcttgtctgctaaatgaactagtgtagcccacagccatttggcatagccagatcaggacctaacataaggacaactcagagtatgctattctgttcttctgaaatagactacctTTTCTTCATATcatctgtctaaaataaataatggatttattgtgaaggtgtaggctatattacatggatttattagatgttttaaaatgtagacgttccaaaggtctgcatcagtggcttgtaggctatgtgtggaagctaGGAGATGCTaagtgtgtttatgttaattaacggtcaattatcGTGAGACTGGCAGTTACGTGCTTGACAATCACCgtctgacaaaatttcatgaccgccacagccctagtcctGATCAGCTCCAGCAGCAGAGCCCACAGGGAGTCACTGGGAGCTTCGGTCCATTAGAGCAGAGAAGACCAAagacatcactatcatcatcgtcatcaatcatcatcactatcatcagcATGTTCTACTCCTCTGCTTCACTCAGAGAGTGTGGATCTATTCTACACCAGCTGATGTTGTCTTGGTTCTATCTACTGTGTTGAAGATACACATTGTGTTCAGTACACTAGTGTTATTCTGACAAATGGTTGTTATGTAGGACTGTAGTTCAGTGAGGTGTGTAAATGAATAAAACACTGTTGATAAATGAAGACTGTCCTCTAGTGATGATGTCAGAGatagaggaagtgagagaggatCCTCTGTTCAGTCAGGAACaacaggagagagatggagagactaaCATGAGGAAGATTGTCTCTCAATAATGTGAGCCTactggagctgtgtgtgtgatcCCCAGATCCTgaaggtgacaggtgtgtgtgtgtgtgtgtgtgtgtgtgtgagtgtctagAGAGTTGGGCTGTCCCCCACTAAAAACAATCTTGGTCAACGAGAGTAGTTTGACGCTTTAAAcacactgtttgatgaaataattaagacaaATAAATGACTCAACAGGGAGTCAGATGGCCACGCTGTGTTAAATAAATGACTCAACAGGGAGTCAGATGGCCACGCTGTGTTAAATAAATGACTCAAGAGGGAGTCAGATGGCCACGCTGTGTTAAATAAATGACTCAACAGGGAGTCAGATGGCCACGCTGTGTTAAATAAATGACTCAACAGGGAGTCAGATGGCCACGCTGTGTTAAATAAATGACTCAACAGGGAGTCAGATGGCCACGCTGTGTTAAATAAATGACTCAACAGGGAGTCAGATGGCCACGCTGTGTTAAATAAATGACTCAACAGGGAGTCAGATGGCCACGCTGTGTTAAATAAATGACTCAACAGGGAGTCAGATGGCCACGCTGTGTTAAATAAATGACTCAACAGGGAGTCAGATGGCCACGCTGTGTTAAATAAATGACAGTGAGGGCCTGTGACTGGCGCAcattgtctcctctcctccctgctgcagcaaagAGGCACCACAACACAGCAAGTGTTTATCacgctgtccgtggtgctgaagctgcaacataattacagccattttgtttctacTTGTTTCTCTGACTGAAAAATTGTTACTGAAATCCTTCATTTGTTTAGGATAAACATTCCCTAAACACTCAACTCTTATGATGGGCTAAAGGTCAGGTCCTATTGGTCACGTGCATGTGACGTGCATTTTTCAGAACCGCGCAAAGTGACCGCTATCCAACGCGGAAGAAAGCACAtgttataaaataaaacaatattagTGTTGCACTATTATTCTTAGACAATAGAAACATATACAATTTCAGTTGCATGTCTTTGATGGACTGTGCCATGCCATAATGGATTAGTCTACTGAGAAAGGAGCCAATCAAACAGGTGGCTTGTGCACCAGCCTatcaaccaaacaatcgaccagtcgactaaatggggtcagccctagtagAGAGTTCCCCTGAGAGCCTGATCAGCTCCAACAGCAGAGCCCACAGGGAGTCACTGGGAGCTTTGGTCCATTAGAGCAGAGAAGACCAAAGACACATCATCATCcctaacatcatcatcatcatcactatcctcatcaccatcactatcattatcctcatcaccatcatcatcactatcatcatcactaacatcactaccatcatcatcactatcctCATCATcttcactatcatcatcactaacatcactaccatcatcatcactatcactatcctcatcaacatcatcactatcatcaacactaacatcatcatcactaccatcatcatcagtACCAtaatcactaccatcatcatcactaacaTCATAATCACgaccatcaccatcactaccatcatcactaccaccatcatcactaccatcatcatcactaccatcatcactaccatcaacatcactaccatcatcatccccaccatcatcactaccatcatcatcactaacatcatcatcactatcattatcactaccatcatcactaacatcatcatcactaccatcatcatcatcactaccatcatcatcatcatcactatcatcatcatcatcatcatgttctactcctctgcttctctctactgtcccatcagatcagagacACTCAGAGAGACTGAGGAGACTACAGCTCTACTGTGGGGGACAGAGGGGCAGCACACAGCTGGGCAGTgtggataacacacacacacacacaaaatgcattcacacatgcacacacacacatgcattcacacacacacacgcacacattaaaACAGTAAATCAATGGCTTCATCTGTTCTCCAGATTCAGTCTGCCAGTGGGATCTCTATCATCATGTATTAGTTGTTCAACCAGACTGGAATAAAACAGATCAGCTCAGACCTctacagtgatgatgatgatgtcacaccttcaccacagagacagagaggtgaggaggagactCAGAGAGTGTGGATCTATTCTACACCAGCTGATGTTGGCTTGGTTCTATCTACTGTGTTGAAGATACACATTGTGTtcagtatttttttaaatagattttaatttaacctttatttaactaagcaagtcagttaagaacaagttcttatttacaatgacggactacaccagccaaacccggacgatgctgggccaattgtgtgccgccctaatgggactcccaatcacagccggatgtgatacagcctggatagtatacagtacagtagtgttatTCTAACAAATGGATGTTGATAAacagaggaagtgagagaggatCCTCTGTTCAGTCAGGAACaacaggagagagatggagagactaaCATGAGGAAGATTATCTCTCAATGGCACatgttgtctcctctcctccctgctgcagcaaacAGGCACCACAACACAGCAAGTGTTTATcacgctgtccatggtgctgaagctgGAACATATTTGCAGCCCATTTTGTTTCTTACTCGTTTCTCTGACCGAAAAGTTGGTACCAAAATGcctaatttgtttaggaaaaacattacCTGTTCTCTCAATCCTTGCTCTCCTTACTAGAAACAGATATGCGTCGCATGCACATGACCAATAGCACCTGACCTTTAgcctatcataatcacatcaataaattgttataacaaactccaaacattgtaacacagcaaaatggatgcggaGGACGTGAAAAATTGTGAAAAAACTCAAAACaggggaatgtttactggttgctcagtgGGGAAAGgagaagtcagatgtgtggaagaCATGATTATTTTTCctgaccatttggaacagtgtaaataTATTAAATGTGTACCAGAGTCTGTTCtaatgaaaaaaaagaaagaataatatatatatatatatatataacttgttagaaaattatttgaaattgacaagttgaaacatagcctacaGATAATTAGAGGGCAGCGTGGATTGGTATGATGGAAGCGAGGGTTAACACCTTGATCACACCGACAGCATCATTGCATCAATGCAGCATAACATTTTGCGCAGCTAGGCAACTATACTGACTGCAGGTATCTACACACGTGTTGCAGATGGTCGCATGCCATTGTTAGACACAGGGAGGAATCATTTTCGCAGTATCCTCAAAACCGTGTCTTTTTGACACAACTGCTGACAGCTATAGGGACATAAACACACAATAGGATTGCCAGGTCAGTTTAGTAGTGAGCTTGTTCTACATgtggccagctagctagctaactaacctagCCAattaagtgtgtgtctgtgtgtgtgagagaaatagTAATATAAATTATGCTAGTTACTACCATGATAATTTGGTCAAATAACcgtttgtgtgagagtgtgagtctgtatgtgagaaagtgtgtgtgtgtgtgtgtgtgagtgagagagataaaTAGTGATAGAAATGATAGTAGATACCCCTGATCATTTGGTCAGATaaccgtgtgtctgtgtgtgtgtctgtgtgtacagtaggcAACGAGTGGCAATTTTACAGCCAGACTCTACGTCATCCACAAGTGCGGGCGCCACCGGTGCATCAAGACCCTCTACGTCAGAGGTGCACAATTGGCAGACCTCGATTGGCCGACCCGTGTCCGGACCGAGTGAAGGTTCTATCTGGACCTCGACACATTTCTCATAAATATTTGTTAAATGAAATACTGATGTACACGTACTGCGCTGGCTCAGTGCAGCTGGGAAGGTCCCAGACAGCGTCCCATACTACTGTGTGTTGTCCAATCACGTGTGTTATTTAAATCACTTCACGAAACTCAGCCAATCAAAGTGAATGTTTAACATGCATGTTAGCAGACTGAtgttgtcagagagagagacagcgagagaagcaAAAGTGGAAGCGAGAGGAGAAACTAACGGCGTGCGCAAAAGTCAGGAAAGCCGATACAGAAAATCGAGGTTTCAAAGAGGAGTGGACAGATAACTATGCCTTTATCCTTCCCCAGCGAGTGTCAAACCATTCTGCCTAACATGTTCAGAGACCGTGACTCTAATAAAAAGTGCCAACGTGAAGCGCCACTACGAAACAAAGCACAGATCTTTTGAGGAAACATATCCACAGCAGTCTGAGGTGAGGGCACGCAAAACAAACCAACTCAAAGCCCAGTATGATCGATCCACCAGAGTCCTCTCCCGTGCATTCACTGCCCAACAACGTGCAAACCAATGTTCACTAAAAATAGCTTGGATTTTGGGTCAACACCAAATGTCGCGTACAACAACAGCAAGAGTGAAATACTAACAGAGAACGTATTAACACAGCTTGATGAAGCTATTCAGAGTGAACCATGCAGAGCATTATGCTGTTGATGAATCTACTGATGTGAGTGATAATGCCCAGCTTCTGGTGTATGTTAGATTTTCTTCTTCTAATTGAGAATCCATTCCTCATCACAGATGTCAGGTGATTTTCAAAAGGAGGTGACACAGACCTTCAAGTGGGCACATGCTGGATCTCTACAGATGGAACTGATTGATCTGCAAGCAAATGTTGCACTAAGAGAGCACTTTCAACTAACTGATCATGACCCTTTCTGGCTGCAGGCTGCAGACTGTGTCTGAGACTGTGTTCCCTGGTCTAACCAACTAACTGATCATGACCCTTTCTGGCTGCAGGCTGTGTCTGAGACTGTGTTCCCTGGTCGAACCAACTAACTGATCATGATACTTTCTGGCTGCAGGCTGTGTCTGAGACTGTGTTCCCTGGTCTAACCAACTAACTGATCATGACCCTTTCTGGCTGCAGGCTGTGTCTGAGACTGTGTTCCCTGGTCTAACCAACTAACTGATCATGACCCTTTCTGGCTGCAGGCTGTGTCTGAGACTGTGTTCCCTGGTCGAACAAACTAACTGATCATGACCCTTTCTGGCTGCAGACTCTGTCTGAGACTGTGTTCCCTGGTCGAACCAAAGCAGCACTACACACCTTGACCATGTTTGGCTCTACATACAGTTGTGAGTCTTCTGTCTCCACTATGAACATCATTAACAATAAGTACCGTTCTAGACTCACCAATGAGCACCTACATATGTGCATGAGAATGACACAGACTCCATTCCAGCCAAGGTTCAAATGACTGGCAGGGCAAGCAACAGCCCATTTCTCTCActaaagagagatggagaagtgaAGTGGGAGAGAGTAGGAAAGATAAATATTAAACCTCTGGTTTCTTATTTGTTCAAAaatcaaaacacttttttcagaaacagGCACTTTTGTTATTTCTTTGTGAAGGTGCAGTCTTGTTGTGTGAAGATGCAGTCTTGTTGTGAAAGGTGCAGTCTTGTGTGAAGATGCAGTCTTGTGTGAAGATGCAGTCTTGTTGTGTGAAGGTGCAGTCTTGTTGTGTGAAGGTGCAGTCTTGTTGTGTGAAGGTGCAGTCTTGTTGTGTGAAGGTGCAGTCTTGTTGTGTGAAGGTGCAGTCTTGTTGTGTGAAGATGCAGTCTTGTTTTGCTTGAAAGGAGAACATTTGTGATAGGCCTACTCTTATTAATGATTAGGCTGCATATTTATTTTACCTCATGTTTAATGTATCTGCATTGAAAATGTGCAATAAATAttgttgaaatgttattgaaatGTAGTACTTTGTTTATTAGCTACACATTTACAAGAACTACATATGCCCCCAAATCATAGTGCACGTTAGACATTTTAATGGTTTGGGCCTTTTGGGGAGAAAATGTTAAGTCACGGGACCTCTTTGAATTCTAATTGTTCACCCCTGCTCTACGTCATCTACATGTATGACCTCCACCTCCACCGGTGCAGTGAGACCCTCTACGACCTCTACAAGCAATATGTCATCTACAAGTATGACCTCCACCTCCACCGGTGCAGTGAGACCCTCTACGACCTCTACAAGTATGACCTC from the Salmo trutta chromosome 36, fSalTru1.1, whole genome shotgun sequence genome contains:
- the LOC115175919 gene encoding BOLA class I histocompatibility antigen, alpha chain BL3-7, giving the protein MKDIILLVLGIGLLHTASAVTHSMKYFYTASSEVSNFPEFVVVGMVDGVQMVHYDSNSQRTVPKQDWVNKAADPQYWERNTGYFMNSQQIFKVDINTLKQRFNQSGGVHALQRMYGCEMDDDGVTRGYFQYGYDGADFLSLDKSTRTWTAANQKAVITKLKWDATGDNANIFKNYLENTCIEWLKKYVNYGKDTLERKVPPSVSLLQKTPSSPVTCHATGFYPSGVMVVWQKDGQDHHEDVENGEILPNNDGTFQKSAHLKVTPEEWKNNKYQCVVQVTGIKEDFIKVLTQSEIHPNWGANDPNTVGSAPIIGGVVALLLLVVVVVVGVVMWRKKKSEKGFVPASTSDTDSENSGKGAQKI